ATTGATCAGAAGCGTTACGATGAGGTCTGGTTCTTATAAGCTTATGCACTTCATGTCTTCTGTCTTGTAAGTTGTGACTGAACAAGCTCGTTGATACTGTAAAGTTGTTTTCTTGTCTATCTTATAGGCGAAGGCTTGTTCCTCAGCTAGCATTGTTCGTCTCAAGAACCTCAACAGAAGAACCATTGATGTTCTAGCATCAAGGTTATATTTCTATTACTCATACAGCTACGAGCTGACGGGTAATCTTGCAGAAATTCGAGGGTAAGACATAGTAGTAGTGGTACCTACTTTTGCTGGACATCATTTCACCTGAATCTATATAAGACCAGAAATTCACatacttgaaaattttgacatgTTTTAGGTACATTTATGGATGATCAGCGTTTCTAGCATATCTTTTTGCTTCAGCAGTTAATATCAATATCTTTTTTGCTATCCTGTATTTCTGTCTTTTCTTACTTGCTCTTACTTTTACTACAGGAACCTTCTTGCTTTGCATCGCATTGCCACATTGCGCCATGATGAGCTCAGCCAGGTTTCTTTTCTAACATTAATCGTAATTAAGATATTGCTAATGTTGGAGATGTAGGAGCTGAGACACAATGCATTTTGTGATGCAGGAAACACTTCTGAACTTGTTGCTTCGTAACTATCTCCACTATAATCTATATGATCAGGCAGAGAAGCTGCGATCTAAGGCACCCCGCTTTGAAGCACATTCAAACCAGCAGGTAGGACAATATTACAGCCTATTGAATTTCATAGTTTAAGGCTACTGAATTTCATTTCATCCTAAGAATTGCAAGTAGTACATATTCTGCAATGCTTTCGTTGAAACTATGCCTGCGAAATAGTTTTGAGTAGTTGTGGCTTTAAAATAATGCTTTGGCAGCCTCTGTAGTTGTGCCTTGGTGGACTGTTGAAAGAATAGTACACTAGCAATGCATTTAGTTTCAGTCAAATCTGCCGGGTAAAATTGTTCTTACATTCTCTATATTTTGGTTAAGAAGAATCGAGACCATATAGTACGTTATCTCCTATTATTAATATCTCACAAATTGCTGGAGTATGAAAATAATAGTTTTGACTACTTTCAGCATAGTCTCCAGTCTTATTTCTGAGTGATACATCATTTTCATCTATAATTTTCTCCTCAGAAAACTGTCTAATGGATTTAAGAGATTTTGATTTATTGGGGCGATGGGAAGTGTGACAGCTCTTCTGATGGGAGACTATTTACTCAACTTTGGTTTAGGTTGAGTAATCGGAACTGTAGTTTCGCGATTGCCCATCCTGCTACCTGGGTTGGGCCCATTTCCAtcctttcaaattttttttttttggatatcaTGTCCTAAAACAAAGATATGATGCACCAATTGGAGAGTATCTCCAATGCTCGTTTTGGCTTAAATCTCGAATATGACCTGCATAGTGGGGAAGCTCTGTTCATGAGAATAAGAATATCCTTCCTACTGCTTCTGAGCAGCAACTTACTGAATCGGTGCCTTGCTGTATTACTGTTTGGGTTAGAGGCCTTGCACTTTGGGGGTTTTATTCAAGTACGTTAGACTTACCATTAGCTGTCTTATTTCGTTTCAGTTGGATTTCGATCTGTATGCGTCCATGTCGAGTCTTGCTAGAATGTCCCACTATGTTCATTAAATTTTGTACTGTATATCTTCGTGTATTCATTGTCACAAGATGTCCTGAAACTTTATGTAAATCTTTCTTCACTGCAGTTTTCCCGGTATCTATTTTACCTCGGCAAAATCCGGACGATTCAGTTGGAGTACACCGATGCAAAAGAATCTCTCCTGCAGGCTGCCCGAAAAGCCCCAATTGCAGCTCGGGGATTCCGAATCCAGTGCAACAAGTGGGCCATAATTGTCCGTCTTTTGCTTGGAGAAATCCCTGAGAGGACTATCTTCATGCAGAAAGGCATGGAGAAGGCTTTGAGACCATATTTTGAACTCACCAATGTGAGTATCAGCTACTGTTTGATGTTTTCATTTTAGAGAAGGATCTTTAAATGATCATTCCTCCAAGTTTTGTCATAAGAAATAACTAAGCAGATCCTGTAGGTTGCCCACATGCAATTTGGCCATCTCGTCATTTGATCCAATCTTATTGGCTCTTCTCCTTCTGCATAGCTACGAAGCTTGAACTAAAATGTCCTATTCAGCTGCGCAGAAACTTCATTATTAATACACCTATCTATCGTTGCTTTGTTCAGGCTGTTAGGATCGGTGATCTGGAGCTGTTTAAATCAGTTGCTGAGAAGTTTGCCAGCACTTTCAACACAGACCGGACCCACAACCTCATAGTTCGCCTCCGTCACAATGTTATCAGGACAGGCTTGAGGAACATCAGCATCTCCTACTCTCGGATCTCACTCGCTGATGTGGCTAAGAAGCTGAGGCTTGACTCCTCCAACCCAGTGGCCGATGCTGAGAGCATCGTGGCGAAGGCAATCCGGGATGGGGCAATAGATGCCACCCTAGACCATGCCAAGGGGTGTATGCTCTCGAAGGAGACTGGGGACATCTATTCAACGAACGAGCCTCAGGCTGCGTTCAACTCAAGGATTGCCTTCTGCCTCAACATGCACAATGAGGCTGTTCGAGCCCTGAGATTCCCGCCCAACACCCACAAGGAGAAGGAGAGCGCCGAGAAGAGGCGGGAGAGGCAGCAGCAGGAGCAGGAGCTAGCAAAACATATCGCTGAGGAGGACGATGACGATTTCTAATTTCCCAGTGCTTTTGAAGTTTGTGAACTCGCTTCTTTACATTTATGCGTCTTAAATGCATATTACATTTCTCTTCGGATTATGGGAATTACCCCCCCATTTTATGTTTTTGATTTATTTACATTAGGTGTGAAGGATATCTGAAACATTGGATTTCTTTTTATAGCCGAGATTTAACCTCCGAAACATCGAATTTTCAGATAAAGTAAGTCTTCTGCATATGCAGATCTTCTCTGGATCTTCATCATGTGTTTTGGTATATATGGATTAGGTCGAGGTAAGTTGTGATTAAGATTCGTTCGGGTACATGTACATTGTACCACCAAACCGGACAGTGCGATGATTATAGTGTTTCGGCAGGAGCGAATCTCGGGTTTCTGATTTCTTCAAGTGGGCAATTGTTTATCGATCTAATGTAAGGTTACTTCTACAATCAGCTAATATATCTTTGCAGTTTTGCTCTCACGCTCGTAAAATCATGTGCAGGAATGTGATAGACACATTGTGAGCCCATTTATTCAGGATGACAAGTTCAGAAGCAACGAGCGTGAACTATATTTATGACCCAAGTGGAccgataaaataattatataatattacacacacacacacacatatatatatatatattcgtttTGTTCAGATGTTCTTGAATCCCATCAACACTCCATTGTCAATAAAAGTTTGTGCATCCGATTATGTAGAAGGGGACGATGGACTCTTTGACGTCTCTGAGTTGAGCGCGAATTGTCCGACTATTTGCAGAAACTGATGGAAATTAAAGTTACTACACAAAATTATGAACATAAAGAGTGAAACTCAATAGGGAAGATTCCTCTTGCTCGAACTATTTGTGCAATTTCAGTCGAAGATTATCATATGCATATGTCCTTTCAAGTCAACTCTTATTTTAGTTTCAATTTCTTATCGTCTGTATTTATTTAGTCGTGAGGaagttaattttatattttttccatCACATGGGtcatattaattattgatCCCTCAAATGTATCCGAGTCCCATTAATTAGTCCAGCTGATCTACGCTTGTGCTTAAGTGAGTTCGGTGAATAACATATTGATACAATACCCTTTCTCACTACGGAAGTACGAAAAATCAATCAACATGTTATCCGATCTAATGATAGTGACAATTTATTATTCGTCGCCCATCGAAATGTCAAGATGGCTCATGCGCATAAGACGCGAAATATGTGGGGAGCTCGAATTGTATATTGTATGGGTCAAAAGGGTTACAAACTTACCATGTGAAGGGTTTCCGAGCAAATATATAGTATCAAACACGAActtaaaatatgtatatatacatgtatagtTTTGTTGAATATTATAACCGCTGCATTCTTCATAAAACAACAACCGAAGACTTTCAGCAAAAGGTGGcagaaatacaataaaaacaaattaatcaagaAAATGCAATAATTTCTTAACGAGACTACGGATTGTTCTCAGTCTATTCGTTAAAATTGATTCATGTTTGGTATCATTCTGTCATGGCCAAGAAATGCTTCTGATAGGTTCTTCAACTCCTACACTGCGCATTACGTTACAGGCGAAAACCGCTACTTAGTGAATACGTACGTAACTTGTCAATTGTGCCGCAGCTCGTGGTCGGAGAATGAAATTATTTGATTGGTGGGGAAGTTGAGGGTGAAATGTTCTCGGCTTTTAAATTGGGGAAGTGCATGTGGACTGGTGAAGGCATATGGTATGAAATGCAAATGTGGAATTGTATAACCCAACtagaaataatataattaagctCAATTAATGtatttcatcaattttctCTACTTGcaagagagacagagagggagagggatcATACATTCACATGGGGATGTGATTCCTTATTTATAGTGGCAGCTCATCTCAGATTTTCATCAACGCTTTCCTCTCCATCCTCTGTTTCTGTTCTGTTGGGCTTCTGAGAGGGATGAAAATGGCAGCCTCCATTGTTGCATTGGTGCTGTTGCTTGGCAATCTCAACTTCAAGACTGCCAATGGCTTCACTGCCTCAGGGTGGTCTAAGGCCCACGCCACCTTCTATGGCGGCAGCGATGCTTCCGGGACCATGGGTAATGTCGATAAACCGTCCCTTCCTTGGTGCTGGGATGATAGATTTGTTTGCAGCGAATACGTTTAGATTGCATTTTTTAAATGTGTTGATGGTCTGGTGCAGGGGGAGCTTGTGGGTACGGGAACCTTTACCAGACGGGATACGGGACGAGGACCGCAGCCCTTAGCACTGCCCTGTTCAATGACGGGAAGGTGTGCGGGCAGTGCTATAAGATCATGTGTGACTATAAAACCGACCCGAGATGGTGCAAGAAGGGAGTTTCTGTGACTATCACCGCGACCAACTTCTGCCCGCCGAACTATGCTTTGCCAAACAACAACGGCGGGTGGTGCAATTCTCCACTTCAGCATTTCGATATGGCCCAGCCAGCTTGGGAGAAGATTGGCATCTATGCCGGAGGGATCATTCCCGTCATTTATCAAAGGTTCAGTTTCATCAACTGGGATCCTATCGCAAATCATTCTCATTCGTATTAATTTCGAGTACTTGATCGAACAGATGAAATGTGAATTGATGAATCGGATCGAAGGTCCTGAGTCCTGACCACGAGCTAATCCGAGCATTTGATTCTTGCAGGGTCCCATGCAAGAAGAAGCACGGGGTGAGGTTCACCATTAACGGGAGGGACTACTTCGAGCTCGTGCTTATTTCCAACATAGCGAATGCAGGGTCCATCCAGTCCGTATCTGTAAAGGGCTCAAAGACCGGGACGTGGGCATCCATGTCCAGGAACTGGGGGGCGAACTGGCAGTCTAACAAATACCTCAATGGGCAGTCCCTGTCCTTTAAGGTGACCACCTCCGACGGCGTCACCAAGATCTTCCCGAACATTGTGCCGTCCAACTGGAAGTTCGGGCAGACCTTCTCCAGCTCTCTGCAATTCTAGTACCCATTTCTAGGAGCCTCCCAATGTTCTAGGATGCTTTTGGATAAGTGGTGTCCGGTTTATAAGGTCATGCGGGTCTTGTCGACCTTGACTTGATACATAGTACTTCAAGAACTCAAATGGCTGAGGCGTGCCTATCGTTTTAGTTAGAGCAGCCCGCCACCGCCGCATTTTTTGAGGTCCGGAGGGAACTGTCTTTTGCTCTTTTCCCTTTGATGTGGTCTGATCTGGTTTGGTTTAACCCGGTCAAGTGGCTCATGTAGTTCGCAGCTCAAAGCTCCTGGAACTCGAGGCTCCTAAAGTTACAGAAAAATTGATGTATTCCTAAGGTGATTTACTAAAAACACTGTTTGCATTTGTGAAGGGTCGTGAGGATTTTCATATACTAATAAGATGATACATGTCATATGTAGCTCAACATTGATAATGAAGAGAATAAATGAAATGGAAtataaaataactttttttttatgtgtacCTTGGTATCCAAAAACTCAATAGAGTTTGACTGATCcagtcgggagatcgagcattGAATAACTGTATTTTCACTATTTTAGATCTTTTTCCTTGATCAATTTCCATTATTCGATGATTACTTGCGGTATGTACGGAATTGCTGCGGTTATGAATGGGCTAGTTGGGCCCATGGAAATTAACCTGGGCCGTTTAATAGGGCCTTTACCCAGGGGGCCCATCCCAACTTTGCTTCGACCGAACTGACATTGCACACCGAGAAAATATTGGAGATGACACCTGATAATTTAGAAATTTCGTATTCGATTCTCATGCTGGGGctatttttgcatttttattaggtttttattttcttatactgGATAGATAAGTTTCCcttgtaaccaaaaaaaaataaaaattagagaacCATTCACATGGATGTATCTACGCGGTGCAAAAACGTGAACAACAGTTAACTTATTACAACCAATTCGATTGCAGGGCATGTACTGCGTGCACACGATCAAACACGAATGCAGAAGAGGTAGAGAATTGTTTCTAATACGGATCGCGATTATACGGGCCTCTCCCTCTTCTCATATACGACCAATTCGACTGCGAGGCATCGTGGACGATCAATTCTCTCGAGTCTCAAGTCGATTCGATCTATTAGAGTGGCAATTTCATTATCCTTACTATTTTcagttttatttcttttggCTACAGGAAATATATGTGTGCTCCTATAGCTAGTTGAGGATGGAATCGTTTGACCTGGGCTAAGCTTATTCTATTATAAGAAAACCTTTAGTAGTTGAACTCTAATCCACCGAACATCATTCTTTGTCTGATAATAAAGGGCTTTGTAGGGCCCAATTCTGCTAACGAACTTGGCTTCATGTCTATACTTAATCTCCAATCAAAAACCTaataaacatatttttttataaaaaatttaaagaaagaaaaagttaatTATGATAATGTTTTGGACTTTAATTGGAACCGTACGTCTTGCAAGATATATAGAACGCTTTTACTCGCAGAGCATCGAATAATTGCGCAAAAACCATAAAGTCATAGTTTTATATTATTGAGAATTTTCACCAATAAAATGATAAAGAAGGTGTAATGCAATGACGCACATACTCATCTATCAACCGAAAGATTACAGGTTCAATT
Above is a window of Punica granatum isolate Tunisia-2019 chromosome 7, ASM765513v2, whole genome shotgun sequence DNA encoding:
- the LOC116214720 gene encoding probable 26S proteasome non-ATPase regulatory subunit 3; protein product: MTQDVEMKDHPTPSHSVSSAVPTTLQHLKEIALLIETGSYSKEVRRIARAVRLTIALRKKLTAPVISSFLDHSLGQGSEAYGRLSVYLPKDDEHDMEVDTATSGSQAPAKHVLPELEIYCYLLVLLYLIDQKRYDEAKACSSASIVRLKNLNRRTIDVLASRLYFYYSYSYELTGNLAEIRGNLLALHRIATLRHDELSQETLLNLLLRNYLHYNLYDQAEKLRSKAPRFEAHSNQQFSRYLFYLGKIRTIQLEYTDAKESLLQAARKAPIAARGFRIQCNKWAIIVRLLLGEIPERTIFMQKGMEKALRPYFELTNAVRIGDLELFKSVAEKFASTFNTDRTHNLIVRLRHNVIRTGLRNISISYSRISLADVAKKLRLDSSNPVADAESIVAKAIRDGAIDATLDHAKGCMLSKETGDIYSTNEPQAAFNSRIAFCLNMHNEAVRALRFPPNTHKEKESAEKRRERQQQEQELAKHIAEEDDDDF
- the LOC116213163 gene encoding expansin-A11-like, coding for MKMAASIVALVLLLGNLNFKTANGFTASGWSKAHATFYGGSDASGTMGGACGYGNLYQTGYGTRTAALSTALFNDGKVCGQCYKIMCDYKTDPRWCKKGVSVTITATNFCPPNYALPNNNGGWCNSPLQHFDMAQPAWEKIGIYAGGIIPVIYQRVPCKKKHGVRFTINGRDYFELVLISNIANAGSIQSVSVKGSKTGTWASMSRNWGANWQSNKYLNGQSLSFKVTTSDGVTKIFPNIVPSNWKFGQTFSSSLQF